A stretch of the Vibrio gazogenes genome encodes the following:
- a CDS encoding Yip1 family protein: MSNHVWGLLHHPEREWREINAEHETVGHLYLYHVLWMAAIPVVASLIGTTQVGWTFGGEETYKVSLMDGLALAVAFYALILLAVGLVGSLIYWLARKLPDRPSQRDCIIFAGYIATPMFLSGIFAIYPVFWLCLLALVSGVIYTAYLLYKGTPSFLGISHKRGFILSGTTLGVGVLILEALLAVVVLLWSMGSEHSVVWQFF, from the coding sequence ATGAGTAATCATGTATGGGGATTATTACACCATCCGGAACGCGAATGGCGTGAGATTAATGCAGAACACGAAACGGTCGGTCACCTCTATTTATACCATGTGTTATGGATGGCCGCGATTCCGGTCGTTGCATCATTGATCGGCACAACACAAGTCGGGTGGACATTTGGTGGCGAAGAAACTTACAAAGTTTCTCTGATGGATGGGCTTGCCCTCGCCGTTGCATTTTATGCTTTAATCTTGCTCGCTGTTGGCCTTGTCGGTAGCCTGATTTACTGGCTCGCCCGTAAGCTCCCCGATCGTCCATCACAGCGTGACTGTATTATCTTTGCCGGATACATCGCCACACCGATGTTCTTGAGCGGTATTTTTGCAATTTATCCGGTGTTCTGGCTTTGCCTGCTCGCCTTAGTGAGTGGGGTTATCTATACCGCTTATCTGCTGTATAAAGGCACACCCAGCTTTCTGGGGATCAGTCATAAACGTGGCTTCATTCTCTCGGGGACTACACTCGGAGTCGGTGTGTTGATTCTGGAAGCGCTACTGGCGGTGGTGGTTCTCCTTTGGAGCATGGGCTCTGAACATAGTGTCGTTTGGCAGTTCTTTTAA
- a CDS encoding helix-turn-helix domain-containing protein: MNGRYEKSVSNVLARNMIQQLSLHDIDIDTILKRCGISDYELNRPNGRLAERTHYQFMLETMKYNRYIYESSSIQSLFNKFPELIGLCMNESSAVQAAESFIRYRMLIGNCDRCDLQVAGNRIKLTYVDDGPEELSTSALGNFIICRELLKTYLPVMSVQASLTHVGPLSRHIVNDCLETQCLLHQRENSLIIESPSLQASNHHFNPQLNQLQKMHLAGLCRQINDQQTFVVVVEELIESLLLQQHIHNEHSVLQCVCSHLKMSRWTLNNKLRQDHQSFTDVLNRVRLNKACELLVETQKSIKEISELVYFSSQAVFSRFFRLHANMSPIQYRKKLANRSSSPVNES; encoded by the coding sequence ATGAACGGTAGATATGAGAAAAGTGTCTCTAATGTATTAGCGCGTAATATGATTCAACAGTTGTCGCTACACGATATTGATATTGATACGATTTTAAAACGCTGTGGCATCAGCGATTATGAACTCAATCGGCCCAATGGCAGGCTTGCCGAGCGAACACACTACCAGTTCATGCTCGAAACGATGAAATATAATCGGTATATCTATGAGTCGTCGTCAATTCAGTCACTGTTTAATAAATTTCCCGAACTGATAGGCTTATGCATGAATGAATCTTCAGCGGTTCAGGCGGCAGAAAGCTTTATTCGTTACCGGATGCTGATTGGTAATTGCGATCGCTGTGATCTGCAAGTTGCGGGGAATCGGATCAAGTTGACTTATGTCGATGACGGCCCCGAAGAACTATCGACCAGTGCATTGGGCAATTTCATCATCTGTCGGGAACTGCTTAAAACTTATCTGCCAGTGATGTCGGTTCAGGCCAGCCTGACGCATGTGGGGCCGCTCTCCCGGCATATCGTCAATGATTGTCTGGAAACCCAGTGTTTACTGCATCAGCGTGAGAATTCTTTGATCATTGAAAGTCCTTCGCTGCAAGCGTCCAATCATCATTTCAACCCACAACTGAATCAGTTACAAAAAATGCATCTGGCGGGGTTATGCCGTCAGATCAATGACCAGCAAACATTTGTGGTGGTGGTGGAAGAACTGATTGAGTCGTTGCTGTTACAGCAGCATATTCACAATGAACATTCGGTACTCCAGTGTGTTTGCAGCCATTTAAAAATGAGCCGTTGGACACTGAACAATAAGCTACGGCAAGATCATCAGTCCTTTACTGATGTGTTGAATCGGGTGCGGCTGAATAAAGCCTGTGAGTTGTTAGTTGAAACCCAAAAAAGTATTAAAGAAATCAGTGAGCTGGTTTACTTCTCTTCGCAGGCGGTGTTTTCAAGATTTTTTCGACTGCATGCCAACATGTCACCGATTCAATATCGGAAGAAGTTAGCAAACCGTTCCTCTTCACCCGTTAACGAGTCTTGA
- a CDS encoding beta-glucosidase has translation MKKKILTTIISSTLFVSYGLYSVSALAKTDPVQNSANSEQLKSQQTQANWHDNRYDILAKGIVARMTDEEKLKMLVGAGMDPDTDQVVNLKALVNGVAGYIHGVYDHKRHLDVPALKLADGPAGIRIDPTREGENQTYYATAFPNGALMASTWNPDLIHDVGEAVANEGKEYGVDFWLAPGMNIQRNPLNGRNFEYYSEDPLVSGMIASAMVQGVQSKGLATTIKHFVANNSETNRFFVNAVVTPRALREIYLRGFEYAVKTSHPWGIMSSYNQVNGVNSGERADLMTDILRHEWGFNGLAMSDWFAGYNPIDLLNAGVDVIQPGGENSVVPGLGDWHEYVVEGYKKGDLTKATLDRNVQHIVAQALKTPSAKHYPISNNPNLQAHATLAKQVADEGIILLKNQDSVLPLATSQAIASFGITQINTLKGGTGSGDVHPDHVTTIIDGLAKQFPVNQGLASFYNDYFEANKVITTGSLGVSKIVSCTEPSVTDLGSQISSAAQQSEVAVITLGRVAGEAADRKAERGDYLLSETERGLISAVSHAFHAQDKKVVVVLNIAGVIDMSEWQDQVDGIVLAYMPGQESGDAVADILSGKANPSGKLAQTIPLSYADVPSSATFPGVDENNDGELDHQYYNEDIYVGYRYYQTFNKPVAYPFGYGLSYTSFNLSRTRVLINGLNHRHPRKGVLLKTVVANTGDVAGKEVVQVYVAAPEVKLKKPNIELKAFAKTRKLAPGRSQRMVLEISPETLASFDPDKNQWIVEPGTYQVYVSQSSDITSVTPVPFVVRKEIVVENTTPGALALEEGVTAASFVTVAE, from the coding sequence ATGAAGAAAAAGATACTTACGACAATTATTTCATCAACACTATTCGTCAGTTATGGATTATATTCGGTCAGTGCTTTGGCAAAAACCGACCCTGTGCAAAATTCAGCAAATAGTGAACAATTAAAATCACAACAGACTCAGGCAAATTGGCACGATAATAGGTATGACATTCTGGCGAAGGGTATCGTTGCCAGAATGACGGATGAAGAAAAGTTAAAAATGTTAGTCGGTGCAGGAATGGATCCCGATACCGATCAAGTCGTTAATTTAAAAGCATTAGTCAATGGTGTCGCAGGGTATATCCACGGGGTGTATGACCACAAACGCCACTTAGATGTGCCGGCACTGAAACTTGCCGATGGCCCGGCAGGTATCCGGATTGATCCGACGCGTGAGGGGGAGAATCAGACTTACTATGCCACCGCATTTCCCAATGGTGCATTGATGGCATCCACGTGGAATCCCGATTTGATTCATGACGTTGGTGAAGCCGTGGCTAATGAAGGAAAAGAATACGGGGTCGATTTCTGGTTGGCTCCGGGGATGAATATTCAGCGTAACCCGCTCAATGGTCGTAATTTCGAATACTATTCAGAAGACCCACTGGTCAGCGGCATGATCGCTTCTGCGATGGTGCAGGGGGTTCAAAGCAAAGGTCTGGCAACAACCATTAAGCATTTTGTCGCCAATAACTCAGAAACGAATCGCTTCTTTGTCAATGCGGTGGTGACACCGCGTGCGCTGCGGGAAATTTACCTGCGTGGTTTTGAGTATGCGGTCAAAACATCTCACCCATGGGGTATTATGTCATCTTATAATCAGGTGAATGGCGTGAACAGTGGTGAACGTGCTGATCTGATGACAGATATCCTGCGTCATGAATGGGGATTCAATGGTTTAGCAATGAGCGACTGGTTCGCGGGCTACAACCCGATTGATCTCTTGAACGCTGGTGTTGATGTGATTCAGCCCGGTGGCGAAAACTCGGTTGTTCCCGGTTTAGGTGATTGGCATGAATATGTGGTTGAGGGCTATAAAAAAGGCGACTTAACCAAAGCAACCCTCGATCGCAATGTACAACACATCGTCGCTCAGGCTTTGAAAACACCATCTGCGAAGCATTATCCCATCTCGAATAACCCCAATCTGCAAGCGCATGCGACCTTAGCGAAACAAGTGGCGGATGAAGGGATTATTCTGCTGAAAAATCAGGATTCAGTCTTACCTCTGGCTACGTCACAAGCGATTGCTTCTTTTGGGATTACCCAGATCAATACCTTGAAAGGGGGGACCGGCAGCGGGGATGTTCATCCGGATCATGTAACGACCATTATTGATGGGCTTGCAAAACAGTTCCCGGTGAATCAAGGATTGGCATCATTCTATAACGATTATTTTGAAGCAAACAAAGTGATCACCACGGGTAGTTTGGGCGTGTCAAAAATTGTGAGCTGTACGGAACCTTCCGTGACCGATTTGGGCTCACAAATCAGCAGTGCGGCACAACAGAGTGAGGTCGCCGTGATCACCTTGGGTCGTGTTGCGGGTGAAGCGGCCGATCGTAAAGCCGAACGTGGTGACTATTTGTTGTCTGAAACTGAGCGGGGGCTGATTTCGGCAGTATCCCATGCTTTCCATGCGCAGGATAAAAAGGTGGTTGTGGTTCTGAACATTGCCGGTGTGATTGATATGAGTGAATGGCAGGATCAAGTCGATGGGATTGTACTGGCGTATATGCCGGGGCAAGAATCCGGTGATGCAGTTGCTGATATTCTCTCTGGTAAGGCGAATCCAAGCGGCAAACTGGCGCAAACCATTCCATTGTCTTATGCGGATGTTCCGTCTTCGGCAACATTCCCCGGTGTCGATGAAAATAACGACGGTGAATTGGATCATCAATATTACAATGAAGATATTTATGTCGGATATCGTTATTACCAGACATTTAACAAACCCGTCGCGTATCCGTTTGGTTACGGATTGTCATACACATCTTTCAATTTATCGCGCACCAGAGTGCTGATTAATGGGCTGAATCATCGTCATCCGAGAAAAGGTGTGTTGCTCAAAACCGTGGTCGCGAATACGGGCGATGTCGCAGGTAAAGAAGTGGTTCAGGTCTATGTTGCTGCGCCTGAAGTGAAACTGAAAAAACCTAACATTGAACTCAAAGCATTCGCTAAAACCAGAAAACTGGCCCCCGGAAGATCACAACGGATGGTGCTGGAAATATCACCGGAGACATTGGCGAGCTTCGATCCTGATAAGAATCAGTGGATTGTTGAACCGGGGACTTATCAGGTCTATGTCAGTCAGTCATCCGATATTACTTCGGTTACACCGGTTCCGTTTGTGGTGCGCAAAGAAATAGTGGTTGAGAATACCACACCGGGCGCGCTGGCACTGGAGGAAGGGGTGACGGCAGCGTCATTTGTCACTGTCGCAGAATAA
- a CDS encoding ABC transporter substrate-binding protein — protein sequence MSRLRLRPLAVALAASLIYVGTPAFADTTSSAPKVLRFSEDGTPTNFDSVQSGTTYSNTIVTAVYDTLYEYKYLKNPYELKPNLATAMPEVSDDGLTYTIHIKPGVHFIDDPAFPDGKGREVTADDFIYSIKRHFDPKNRSQGAWLWANKIAGVTAWKEAGADYSKPLEGLSAPDKYTIQIKLVKPYPQLVYTLAMGYSALVPHEAVETYGREFATHPVGSGPFKLISHDSTKTVLERNPTYRHEVFHLAESGYDPKVQGETGIAALDGKTLPRVDRVEVNWVKQASARWNSFSKGNEIINTTLQNEQLDTVLSSKHPVTLKPEYAAKYNFRAQREAGMVFNVFNFDDEYLGHSDNPKTNAQNKALRCAIIKSFDWPQRISRFYLGLGEAYPGFIVPGTDAFDPNLDKSSITQDIAGAKKLLKENDWNARNLPVLYYPATSTVRYKQFFEQFRGNLMKIGYPKNKIKFKPYATFGDFNRDIKNSRTQMIPMGWGLDYPDAENTLQLFYGPNRSPGSNSANYNNPKYNALFEKASVMQPGPERTAIYHQLNQILIDDCVGIGSFSRTRVRMWHKDVTMWPQREILGNYLKYIDVQ from the coding sequence ATGTCACGATTGAGATTACGCCCGCTGGCTGTCGCGCTTGCGGCTTCACTGATTTATGTCGGCACACCGGCATTTGCAGACACCACCTCATCAGCCCCCAAAGTATTACGCTTTTCTGAAGACGGAACCCCGACAAATTTTGATTCGGTTCAGTCCGGGACAACCTACAGCAACACCATTGTCACCGCTGTATACGACACCTTATACGAATATAAATATCTGAAGAATCCGTATGAATTAAAACCAAATCTTGCCACCGCGATGCCGGAAGTTTCCGATGATGGGCTGACGTATACCATCCATATCAAACCGGGTGTTCATTTTATCGATGATCCAGCCTTCCCGGATGGCAAAGGTAGAGAAGTCACGGCTGACGATTTTATCTATTCAATCAAACGCCACTTTGATCCCAAAAACCGTTCACAAGGTGCTTGGTTATGGGCGAATAAAATTGCGGGGGTCACAGCATGGAAAGAGGCTGGTGCGGATTATAGTAAACCGCTCGAAGGACTGAGCGCACCGGATAAGTACACCATTCAAATCAAGTTGGTGAAACCCTACCCACAACTGGTCTATACCCTGGCGATGGGTTATTCAGCGCTCGTCCCTCATGAAGCGGTCGAAACTTATGGTCGTGAATTCGCCACTCACCCGGTGGGCAGTGGCCCGTTCAAACTCATTTCACACGACTCAACCAAAACGGTGCTGGAGAGAAACCCGACTTACCGTCATGAAGTCTTCCATCTTGCTGAATCAGGTTACGATCCGAAAGTTCAGGGCGAAACGGGCATTGCAGCTCTGGATGGAAAAACACTGCCACGGGTTGATCGCGTCGAAGTCAACTGGGTGAAACAAGCATCTGCGCGGTGGAATTCATTCAGCAAAGGCAATGAAATCATCAATACCACATTGCAAAATGAACAGCTCGATACCGTGCTGTCATCCAAACACCCGGTAACCCTCAAACCGGAATATGCCGCAAAATATAACTTCCGCGCTCAACGTGAAGCAGGCATGGTGTTTAACGTGTTCAACTTCGATGATGAGTATTTGGGTCATTCGGACAACCCCAAAACCAATGCGCAAAATAAAGCATTGCGGTGTGCCATTATTAAATCATTTGACTGGCCACAGCGTATCTCGCGCTTTTATTTAGGGCTTGGTGAAGCCTATCCGGGTTTCATTGTTCCCGGAACCGATGCTTTTGATCCGAATCTGGACAAAAGTTCCATTACACAAGATATTGCCGGAGCGAAGAAACTGCTGAAAGAGAACGACTGGAATGCTCGCAATTTACCGGTCCTTTACTATCCGGCGACATCCACTGTCCGTTATAAGCAATTCTTCGAACAGTTCCGTGGCAATTTGATGAAAATCGGTTATCCGAAAAATAAGATCAAATTCAAACCTTATGCGACTTTCGGTGACTTCAACCGGGATATTAAGAACAGCCGGACTCAGATGATCCCGATGGGCTGGGGGCTCGACTATCCCGATGCCGAAAATACGCTGCAACTCTTCTACGGACCCAACCGCTCTCCCGGCTCCAACAGCGCAAACTACAATAACCCGAAATATAATGCGTTATTTGAGAAAGCGTCGGTGATGCAACCGGGGCCAGAACGGACGGCCATCTATCATCAGCTCAACCAGATCTTAATCGATGACTGTGTTGGGATCGGCAGCTTCTCACGTACCCGGGTTCGGATGTGGCACAAAGATGTCACGATGTGGCCACAACGGGAGATCCTCGGTAACTACCTCAAATATATTGATGTGCAGTAG
- a CDS encoding ABC transporter permease, which yields MDTLRYCLRKLIYSLPLLFGVTLISFVLMVYFGPDKTYDLLGRNPTVEEINAIRHELGYDQPFWVRYLHYLQQVVTFDFGYSDSSGESVTTILERTIPISLLLALPGFILGHLISIGLGLFASHYRGRWIDKLVMSSSVIGMSISYLIIIIVLQLIFCSSYGLNLFPVYGWEVNSLSSYLYYVTVPTLCSIFVSVGYSTRFYRALFVEEMTRDHIRTVRAFGHSHLQVLFKHVLKNALIPILTRIVFSIPFVMIGGSLLLESYFGIPGVGLITYNAITTGDLPVLKAVIVLLTLVFIVIVSTVDILYKLVDPRISLK from the coding sequence ATGGATACACTCCGTTATTGTCTGCGGAAGCTCATTTATAGTCTGCCACTGCTGTTTGGCGTGACTCTGATTAGTTTTGTGCTGATGGTCTATTTCGGCCCGGATAAAACCTATGATTTATTAGGCCGCAATCCAACGGTCGAAGAGATCAATGCGATTCGTCATGAGCTTGGCTATGACCAACCGTTCTGGGTTCGTTATCTACACTATCTCCAGCAAGTGGTCACCTTTGACTTTGGTTATTCCGACTCGAGTGGCGAGTCGGTTACCACCATTCTCGAACGGACAATACCAATCTCACTGCTGCTGGCATTACCGGGTTTTATTTTAGGCCACTTGATCAGTATCGGGTTGGGTCTGTTTGCATCGCACTACCGTGGGCGTTGGATTGACAAACTCGTCATGTCTTCATCGGTGATTGGGATGAGTATTTCTTACCTCATCATCATCATCGTATTGCAATTAATTTTCTGCTCCAGTTACGGGCTGAACCTATTTCCGGTATATGGCTGGGAAGTGAATTCCCTGAGTAGTTATTTGTACTATGTGACGGTGCCGACACTCTGTTCGATTTTTGTTTCCGTTGGGTACAGCACCCGGTTTTACCGCGCCCTTTTTGTCGAAGAAATGACCCGGGATCATATTCGTACCGTCAGAGCGTTCGGCCATTCCCACCTGCAAGTGTTATTCAAACACGTGTTGAAGAACGCGCTGATTCCGATCCTGACACGAATTGTGTTTTCTATCCCGTTCGTGATGATCGGCGGGTCTCTCTTGCTGGAGAGTTATTTTGGTATTCCCGGTGTCGGCCTGATTACCTACAACGCGATCACCACCGGTGATCTGCCGGTACTCAAAGCCGTTATCGTTCTCCTCACGCTGGTATTTATCGTCATCGTCAGTACGGTCGATATTCTTTATAAACTCGTCGATCCTCGGATCTCACTCAAATAA
- a CDS encoding ABC transporter permease, translating to MTETIHTTQDTRQKRESLWSKGIEKFRKDRIGMISLAIVLVYFFIAMLVWFGLIAQQWDVLQTAGQSGPSAEHWFGTTINGQDIFQRAIYSTKTAFEVGLVVAVLATMIGALTGSLMGYYAGSLLDEFILWVMNCIDCIPYFLLVAAIAVAMEGNPYAMHTAMTLAFWTGTARVIRGEVIKLKNMEFTEAAHALGVPTYRIIFRHLMPNTSHILLVEMTLLFITAIKSEVILSFLGLGVKESISWGLMIAEASTEVTSGHFCNFFAASGMLFVLVLAFNLFSDSLQDALDPRKVS from the coding sequence ATGACTGAAACGATTCATACAACTCAGGATACAAGGCAGAAACGAGAATCACTCTGGTCTAAAGGCATTGAGAAATTCCGCAAAGATCGCATCGGGATGATCAGTTTAGCCATTGTGTTGGTTTATTTTTTCATTGCGATGCTGGTCTGGTTCGGTTTGATTGCCCAACAATGGGATGTCTTACAAACAGCAGGACAAAGCGGGCCGAGTGCTGAGCATTGGTTCGGGACCACCATCAACGGACAAGATATTTTTCAACGGGCAATTTACAGCACCAAAACTGCATTTGAGGTTGGGTTGGTTGTCGCCGTACTCGCTACAATGATAGGTGCGCTGACCGGCTCTCTGATGGGCTACTATGCCGGATCGCTCCTCGATGAATTCATTCTGTGGGTGATGAACTGTATCGACTGTATTCCTTATTTCTTACTGGTCGCTGCGATTGCCGTCGCCATGGAAGGTAATCCTTACGCGATGCATACGGCAATGACACTCGCGTTTTGGACGGGTACCGCCCGGGTGATTCGCGGAGAAGTGATCAAGCTAAAAAATATGGAATTTACCGAGGCAGCTCATGCGCTCGGCGTACCGACCTATCGCATCATCTTCCGCCACTTAATGCCCAATACCAGCCATATTCTTTTGGTTGAGATGACTTTACTGTTTATCACCGCCATCAAGAGTGAAGTCATTCTGAGCTTCCTCGGATTGGGTGTAAAAGAAAGCATCAGTTGGGGGCTGATGATCGCGGAAGCCAGTACCGAAGTGACTTCAGGCCACTTCTGTAACTTTTTTGCTGCCTCCGGTATGTTGTTTGTACTGGTGCTGGCATTCAATTTATTTTCAGATTCGCTCCAGGATGCGTTAGATCCAAGGAAGGTGTCATGA
- a CDS encoding ABC transporter ATP-binding protein produces the protein MNATDHTVTVSTDPLLKVEGLTVDFQTDKGIARAINGISFEVMPGESVAIVGESGCGKSVSSLAVMGLIPSPPGKIVSGSIRFQGQELVGMNEKAYRQLRGNDISMIFQEPMTALNPVLRIETQMVDVIRNHQQISRKQAAIRAIEMLRMVGIPSPEKRIREYPHQLSGGMRQRVMIAMALSCRPALLLADEPTTALDVTIQAQVMYEIKQLKQSLNMAVVLVTHDLGVVAESCQRVVVMYCGEVVEQGPVEAIFSHPKHPYTQGLLQSIPVVRQQKIARLPTIEGMVPDLFHLPTGCRFADRCDRVTQTCRQNTPVLTGPPEHQAACFHIAEASR, from the coding sequence ATGAACGCAACAGACCATACCGTGACAGTGTCGACAGACCCATTGCTCAAAGTGGAAGGACTGACCGTCGATTTTCAGACGGATAAAGGGATCGCCCGCGCAATCAACGGCATCAGTTTTGAAGTAATGCCCGGTGAAAGCGTCGCGATTGTCGGTGAATCCGGCTGCGGAAAATCGGTCAGTTCGTTGGCGGTGATGGGGCTGATCCCAAGCCCGCCGGGTAAAATTGTCTCCGGCAGTATTCGCTTTCAGGGACAAGAGTTGGTGGGTATGAATGAAAAAGCCTATCGTCAATTACGCGGCAACGATATCTCGATGATTTTTCAGGAACCGATGACCGCTTTAAACCCTGTACTAAGAATCGAAACGCAGATGGTGGATGTGATTCGCAATCACCAGCAGATTTCGCGCAAACAGGCTGCGATTCGGGCAATTGAAATGCTCCGTATGGTTGGCATTCCGTCACCGGAGAAACGTATTCGCGAATACCCGCATCAGCTCTCCGGCGGCATGCGTCAACGCGTGATGATCGCCATGGCGCTCTCCTGTCGCCCCGCCCTGTTATTGGCCGATGAGCCGACCACCGCGCTCGATGTGACTATTCAGGCGCAGGTGATGTATGAAATCAAACAGTTAAAACAATCCTTGAACATGGCGGTGGTGTTGGTGACGCATGATTTGGGTGTCGTCGCTGAATCTTGTCAGCGCGTCGTGGTGATGTACTGTGGTGAAGTGGTGGAACAAGGGCCGGTTGAGGCCATTTTCAGTCACCCGAAGCACCCATATACGCAAGGATTACTCCAATCAATCCCTGTTGTTCGGCAACAGAAAATTGCTCGCCTGCCAACCATTGAAGGCATGGTTCCGGACTTATTTCATCTGCCGACAGGGTGTCGTTTTGCTGACCGCTGTGACCGTGTCACTCAGACATGTCGCCAAAATACGCCAGTCCTGACCGGACCGCCAGAACACCAAGCGGCATGTTTTCACATAGCAGAGGCCTCCAGATGA
- a CDS encoding ABC transporter ATP-binding protein gives MSDILLEVKGLEKHFYAGKSLFKRARSVCKAVDSVSFKIHQGKTLGLVGESGCGKSTLGRCILRLIEPSAGTITISGQDITRMNARELKAMRKEMQMIFQDPFASLSPRMTIHDILREPLDIHNIGTVAQREEKIAEVMHTVGLRPQALNRYPHEFSGGQRQRVGIARALVLEPKLIIADEPVSALDVSVQAQVLNLIAELQETRGISFLFIAHDLAVVQHTCDEVGVMYLGKIVERAPAEILYRQPKHPYTQALLSAIPVPDPTHNTEHVPLIGDIPSPLNPPSGCAFHPRCKYATERCSREAPTLTQTQGDHWTACHLYPAS, from the coding sequence ATGAGCGATATATTATTAGAAGTCAAAGGCTTGGAAAAACATTTCTACGCCGGGAAATCATTATTTAAACGTGCTCGTTCCGTCTGTAAAGCCGTCGATAGTGTGAGTTTCAAAATTCATCAGGGGAAGACCCTCGGGTTAGTCGGGGAATCGGGATGCGGTAAATCAACCCTAGGACGCTGTATCCTGCGTCTCATTGAGCCCTCGGCTGGCACAATCACCATCTCGGGACAAGATATTACCCGAATGAATGCTCGCGAGCTCAAAGCGATGCGTAAAGAGATGCAGATGATTTTTCAGGATCCATTTGCTTCTCTGAGTCCGCGAATGACTATCCATGATATTCTGCGTGAACCGCTGGATATTCATAACATTGGAACGGTCGCACAACGCGAGGAGAAGATTGCCGAGGTGATGCATACCGTCGGGCTCCGTCCTCAGGCACTCAATCGTTATCCGCATGAATTTTCCGGTGGGCAACGACAGCGGGTCGGCATTGCCCGCGCCCTCGTTTTAGAGCCGAAGCTGATTATTGCGGATGAGCCTGTCTCGGCACTGGATGTTTCTGTGCAGGCGCAGGTTCTCAACTTGATTGCCGAACTACAGGAAACCCGGGGCATTTCGTTTCTGTTCATTGCCCATGATCTGGCCGTGGTACAACACACCTGTGATGAGGTTGGGGTGATGTATTTGGGTAAGATTGTTGAAAGGGCACCAGCAGAAATTCTCTATCGTCAGCCCAAACACCCTTATACGCAAGCATTGTTATCTGCGATTCCCGTGCCGGATCCAACCCACAATACCGAGCATGTACCACTTATCGGTGATATCCCCTCTCCGCTCAATCCCCCGAGCGGCTGTGCCTTTCACCCTCGCTGTAAGTACGCCACTGAACGATGTTCCCGCGAGGCGCCGACATTGACACAAACACAAGGCGATCACTGGACTGCATGTCACCTTTATCCGGCCAGTTAA